CAAAAGTACGCCGATCGGCTGAAGGCCGATGCCTGGGTGCTCTGCGACGGGCCGGTCCATCAAACGCGCCGCCAACAAGTCTACTTCGGCGCGCGAGGAATTGTGGACCTGGAACTCACGGTGTACGGCCCCGTGCGCCCTTTGCACAGCGGACACTACGGGAATTGGGCGCCGAATCCTGCCGCCTTGCTCGCCCATCTTCTGGCCAGCATGCGCGATGAGAACGGGCGTATTCGCATCGCCGGATTCTACGATGACGTGCGCCCGCTCACTGAGAGCGAACGACGCGCGCTCGCTGAAACCCCCGACATAGAGGCTTCGCTTCGAGAAGAGCTAGGGCTCGGCTGGTCCGAAGGCGAAGGACGACGCTTAGTCGAACTCATCATGGCTCCCGCCCTCAACGTGCGAGGCCTTCGCGCCGGGCATGTAGGCGAGACAGCGCAAAACGCCATTCCCACTGAAGCGACGGCCTCCATTGATTTCCGCCTCGTGCCCGACCAAACACCCGAGAGCGTCCGTCGCCGCGTCGAAGAGCACATCCGCCAACAGGGCTTCACCATCGTTTCCGAAGAGCCGACGCTCGACCAACGGCGCCAGCATCCCCGAATCGCCCGGCTCGTCTGGGGATCCGGATACCCACCAGCGCGCACCTCGATGGATCTGCCTGTTTCTCGCGCCATTGTGCGCCTCATCGAGGAGACGGTCGGAGCACCTATCGTGAAGATGCCGACGCTCGGCGGAAGCATCCCCATGTATCTCTTCCAGGAATTGCTCCAGGTTCCCATCATCGGCGTGCCCATTGTCAACCACGACAACAATCAGCACGCGGCGAACGAGAACCTGCGCATACAAAACTTCTGGGATGGGATCGAACTCTATGCCGCGCTCTTCGCCCATCTCGGACGCGTTCTCGAGGACGAATGACGAAAAGGGGGACACGTGATTCTTGCAGCCGGAAAGTATTCGCCGATGCCCGTCAATTTCCCGCTCTTCTCAAGGGAACCCCACTGTGCCGTCTTTCAACACGCTGCATCGGCAGGTGCGAACGTTTTGTTCGACCAAGAGAAGGCATCGGCTTGCGTCCCTTTCCATCACCTTCCGCTTCGGGAACCAGGCCACCAACGTGGCAGAGTGTTTTTCCTACATCGGCTTCACATAAAAAGAATAGCCGCGACGAGGCCTCCGGCAAGGCTCGCGAAAAATATTCTGCGGAACCCCAGCCGTCGTCCTTCTGCACGGGCAAAGGCCCTATCTTACGGATAGAGGGTGAGCCCAGTACGAAAACGCCCAAGCCAAACGCATACGCTTTCGGCATGACGCGCTTGAGCGCGGCAATCGTCATGGCGGCTATCGCCCCACTGATTCGGAACGTTGACGAAGGACTTCTTCGGAACACCAAACCATCCCATAATTTTTCCCTCCACTGAGTGACTAAAATAGCGCCTAAGCTGCGAAAAGTGGCTTCCTCTTGGGCTCAGAGCAGGAAGAATCAAGTTATAACGAACCGATCTGCTCTTTCGCTCTTCATCCTGTTGCGCTCATGACCAATAGTCATGACAGTAAGGCTCCTATGATGCACGCTACGCCGGCACCAACGCAACCAGCCATTACGCATTTGAGAATTCCCGGTCCCGCGAGTACGTATCTCACAACGACTCCTGCACACA
This genomic interval from Blastocatellia bacterium contains the following:
- a CDS encoding M20/M25/M40 family metallo-hydrolase, with product MRRRIVMSWTVLLSLLPSLAVGQRSLTEDVRATRERVRAYRFAHERAILGELVEFLSIPNVASDREAIRRNAEFLKRMLERRGIRAEILQVGDAPPAVYGELLVPNARRTIVFYAHFDGQPVDPSQWASDPWKPVLRDRPLEHGGREIPWSAIPTPIPGEWRLYARSASDDKSPIVALLVALDALRAAAIPLSVNLKFFFEGEEEAGSPHLRAILQKYADRLKADAWVLCDGPVHQTRRQQVYFGARGIVDLELTVYGPVRPLHSGHYGNWAPNPAALLAHLLASMRDENGRIRIAGFYDDVRPLTESERRALAETPDIEASLREELGLGWSEGEGRRLVELIMAPALNVRGLRAGHVGETAQNAIPTEATASIDFRLVPDQTPESVRRRVEEHIRQQGFTIVSEEPTLDQRRQHPRIARLVWGSGYPPARTSMDLPVSRAIVRLIEETVGAPIVKMPTLGGSIPMYLFQELLQVPIIGVPIVNHDNNQHAANENLRIQNFWDGIELYAALFAHLGRVLEDE